The DNA window ATCCGTTGCCGGTAATTACGGTTTCGGGCACTCCGCTGCAAGGCTGCCCCACTCTCTGCCCTGATCTCACGGCCACCTCAGTACCGGCGGCAGTAACCGTTGCATGGACATTTGGCGATAACTCAACCGGTACCGGCAGTCCTGTAAACCATTGTTATGCGCAAACCGGCACTTATGATATTACTGTGGGCGTGCAGGATGTAAATGGGTGTATCAATAACATTTCTTTACCTGCTTACATCACCGTTCATCCTGTACCGGTGGCGGGAATAGGCATTCTTTCTCCCCAGCCTGCCACACTCGAAGAAGCAACCATTGTGTTTGATGATTTAAGTCAGGGCAGCGACTCCTGCGTATGGTACACCGGAAACTCAAACATGGTTGTGCTCAGTAACTGCGGTGATTTATCCTATACGTATGATGCCATTGGAATTTATACTGTCAGCCAGGTGGTTTATAACCAGTATGGTTGTATGGACTCTACATCCACCACAGTAGAAATTATTCCGCAGTCGATCTTGTATGTGCCCAATACATTTACACCCAACGGCGACGGAAAGAATGATTTCTTTACAGCCTATGGTCAGTATATTGAAAACTTTAATATGCTGATTTATGACCGCTGGGGCAATCTTATCTACACCACCAACGATATGACGAAAGGCTGGGACGGACGAGCCAATGGCGGAAAAGACATTGCCCAGATTGACACCTACGTTTATGTAATTACCTACAACGAATCATACGGCGTGGCGCGCAAATACAAAAAGATGGGCCACGTAAATCTGATCCGGTAAACCCTTTTCTTATTTATCCTGCCTAAAGACGGCTGCTTCAGTTCATGAAGCAGCCGTCTTTCTAATTTACCCACGGGACAGAAAAATCATTTTTCCATATGGAAAAAATACCTGATGATTTTTTTAATATCAGAATTACAATTCCACGGGTAAAAACAGAATTCTATTACTACAAGGCAGTTACCCTGCATCTGTCAAGCCTTTGAACGCCTGTTAATAACCCGAACAGCAGAAATTGCTGATTGATGCCTCAAAAAAGCTATAGTACCGCTAAGGGGTATCAGACATGCAAATGGGCTAACTCACTGACAACAAAGCATATCATTTGCTTTTCATTTTCTGTTGCAGTAAATTTCAACTATGTTCTTTAACCAGAACATCCGAAACCAAAGCTATTTTCTTTGCATTCTGGGGTTCAAAGCAATCATTCCGCTACGCAGGGTTTGATACTTCCTCACTGATTGCTAAAGCGTATTGCACGAAAAGGGCCGAGGCTTCAGCCAGAATCACACACACATCAAAACCTGGGCTGTATGAAGCGACTTTTACACACACTTTTAGTTTCAGCAGTAATTTTCGGATCTGCACTCCCCGTTGTAGCACAGCAACAAACCGGATGTCCGGGTATTCCCGGAGCCTGCGGTTATCCGGCACAGCAGGTACAACGCAGTGGCCCCTCACAGCCCGCGCCTCAGAATGGTAACGGTACGCTCGGTCAGATTTACAATTTTTCGAAATGCGGTTTGGGGTTTGTGCAGGCATCTCAACGTTTGGGCCGTCGATTGCCGCAGCCGGGTGTTTTGCAACCCGCTACATTCGCCATCAGTGGTATCCCGGCCTGTGCGGTAATTGAACAGGCCTATCTCTGGGCCGAAGGCTCAGGCACCGGCATGGCACAAACAGCCACCATTACCAATCCGGCCAACACCACGCAGGCCTTTCCGATGGCACTGGTGGGCAGCGGCCCCGACAAATGCTGGGGATATGCCGGTTCACATACATACCGTGCCAACGTTACTTCAATCATCAGCGGAAACGGAAACTACATCATCAGCGGTATTCTTACCAACCCGCCCACAGCCGGTAATGATATGGATGGTGCCACTCTTATGATTATTTACAGTGACCCCACCGCCACATTTACCGGCACCATGATCATTCACGACGGTGCCGTGGTTGTAAACGGCGGCACCACCACACGCACACTAACCGGCATGAACGTATGCCAGAATGTAACTGCCGCCAATGCAACAGCATTCTGCATGGTGGGCGATATTCAAATGGCCGGCCAGAACCTGACCATGAACGGCACACCGGCACCCTTTGCATGGAACTGGTGGAACTATGTACAGGTAGGCACTACACTTACCACCGGCCAGACCACCGCCAACTATACACTCACATCGGGGGGCGACTGTTTTAACCTGTGTGTAATCGGTATGTACTATCGTACAACCTGTGTACCGTGTACAACTTCCGCACTGGCGGTAGCGCCTACTACCACACAAGCTACCTGCAACAACTGCAACGGAACGGCTACTGTAAATGTCACGCCGGCGGGCAGCTACAACTATTCGTGGGCACCATCGGGCGGAAATGCGGCTACAGCTACAGGCTTATGCCCCGGCACATACACCTGTACGGTTTCCAATGCCTGCAACACGGCCACCGTAGCGGTTACTATTACTTCGAATGGCGGCGGGTTAACTGTAGCCAATACGGCACAAACCAATGTTGATTGTTTTGGCAACTGTGTAGGTGCCGCAACTGTTTCCGTTACGGGAGGTAACGGGCCGCTAACCTATTCGTGGGCACCAAACGTGAGTACCTCGGCCACCGCGTCGAATCTCTGCGCCGGAACCTATGTGGCCACTGTAACGGACGGTGCGGGATGCTTTGACACAGAAACAATTACAATTACACAACCTCCTCTGCTCACTGCCACACCCACGCAAACCGATGTGCTTTGCTTTGGCGGCAACAGTGGCTCGGCTACAATTACTACCAGCGGTGGTTCAGGTAACAACACCTACACGTGGGTGCCCAATGCGGCCAACACCACAAACGGCAATGCCAATACCGCCACTGCCCTTACGGCTACAACTTATGTAGCCACCGTTACCGATGCCAACGGCTGCTCGGCCACCACCACATTCACCATTACCGAACCACCACAACTTACGGTCAGCGTTAGTTCACAACCTTCCACCTGCAACAACAGTAACGGATCGGTTACTGCCACACCTTCGGGAGGAACCGGCGTGTCAACCTATTTATGGACACCCGGCAATGCAGTTACTCAAACGGTAAACAACCTTCCTCCGGGCGCATATACCGTACTGGTAACCGATGCCAATGGCTGTACCACCACCGGCGGTATTTCTGTAATTGCTACTGCCACTCCGGTGGTAAGCATAAGTGCAATAACGGATGTGCTTTGCTACAACGGCAACACAGGTTCGGCTACTGCTGTTAACAATGGGGGAAGTCCGCCCTTTACCTGCAACTGGAGCAATGGCGACACAACCTGGACAGCCAGCAACCTGCCCGCCGGTACTTATACGCTTACCGTTACGGATGCCAATGGTTGTGTGGACACCACATCTGTAACAATCACACAACCCGCACAACTCACCTCCACGCAAATATCGGCTGATGCTGACTGCTTTGGCGCGGCAACCGGCACAGCCAGCATGACCGGCAGCGGCGGAACCGGAGCCTATACATTTACCTGGGTGCCAGCCGCAAACAGCACTGTGAATGGCAATACATCAAACGGCAACAACATGCTGGCCGGCACGTATGTATGCACTGTTACCGATGCAAACGGCTGTACCGATTCGCAAACCATTACCATTTCAGAACCGTCGCAGATGACTGTGCAGATGCAATCCACACCGGCATACTGTAATCAGGCAAACGGTTATGTAAATGCCATTGGTGCGGGTGGCACCGGTAACCTCAGCTATGTATGGAATCCGGGCAACCTCGCCCAGCAATCGTCAAACACAATTCCCCCAGGCATGTACTCGGTAGTTGTTACTGATGCCAATAACTGCACCATTACCGACAGCGTGCAGGTTGCCAATACGCCCGGCGTAATTCTAACCGCCAATGCCCCCACATCGGTAAGCTGCTACAATGGCAACGACGGTGCCGCAAGCGTAACGGCCAGCAACGGACTTGGACAATACACCTATGCCTGGTCGCCCAACGTAAGCACCACCAACTCGGCCTCTCAACTTACAGCGGGCAGTTATGTGGTGGTGGTGTTTGACAGCACCGGCTGTTCGGCAACCACCACGGTAACGGTAACACAACCCGTACAGCTTTCGGTAACGGCTACTGTAAACCCGATTGCTGTTTGTGCAGGCCAGCCGGTAACACTCACCGCATCGCCCTTTGGCGGTACGCCCGGCTATCAGGCCGCATGGTCGCCGGTAAACCTTACCGGTTTGCAGCCCAGTTTTACGCCTACAGCCTCCACACCGGTAACCTTAACAATTACCGACCTCAATGGCTGCACCGCCTCGGCCACCACTACCATCACGGTTAACCCATTGCCCACTCCCCAGTTTGCCGGCGATGTACTGCAGGGGTGTGCTCCGCACTGCGTAAACTTCAGTGAACTCAGTGGATCAGGCAACTGGATCTGGAACTGGGATTTTGGCGATGGCAATACCGGAAGCGGTTCGGGCACACCTAACCATTGTTACACCCAGCCCGGCACTTACAGCGTGCTGCTTACACTTACCGATGCCGTATCGGGGTGCAGCACCACGGTTTCCACACCCAACTACATTACCGTTTTTGCCAACCCCGTTGCAGGTTTCAGCTTCACACCAACTGATCCGAGTATGGTGAATCCCAATGTATTCTTCACCGATGCATCATCCGGAGCCGCCAGCTGGGTATGGAGTTTCGGCGATCTGCTGAACTCATCTTCCACACTGCAAAATCCCTCATTTACTTATCCCGCACCCGGGTGTTACGCAATTACGCAAACCGTTACAAGCGCAGACGGATGCACCGATATCGCCACAGACAGTGTATGCGTAGCAGCTGAGGCCTCTTTGTTTATCCCCAACGCCTTCACACCCGATGGTGATGGTATTAATGATGTATTTATGCCGCTGGGGGTAGGAATTGATGGCACCGATTATCAATTCTGGATTTACGACCGTTGGGGCAATCTAATATTCTTTACAGATAACCCGCAAACCGGTTGGGATGGAAGAGCCAATAACGGTAAGGATATTGCACAGATAGATACTTATGTCTGGCGTTTGAAATATTCTGATGTAACCGGTACAAAACATAACCAGTTGGGCCACGTCTCGCTTATTAAATAAATTAACTGCAAACAACTTCTCCCTTTACGAGGCATGTGGTTTTCCACATGCCTCGTTGTTTTTTGGGGTACCCGACAGCCTTAAAACATCTTCTGGACAGTGTTATATCAGAAGTTCATCAAAAATTATTGCAGGCCAGTACCGGGAGTGCTTTTAAAATTACGTCCATTAATCAAGCCTTAGCCACTAGTAAAGCGCATTGATCTGTTAATTATTCTTTATTATCAACACTTTTTATCCAAAACACGATCTGTCAAATCAGATAATAGAGAAGCCGAGCAGAATTTGAAAACCTGTCTTTTTACTTGCTTTTGCAAATTCGCTGCACTAAATTGCTCGCATTACACCAGAAGGGATCAATTTTTTTTTATCAATATACACAGGCAATATGAGGCAAACGCTACGCTATTTCATATTGTTCGTTGCTATGCTTACAGCTTTTCCGTTGTTCGCCCAGCAACAAACACGCACTACAAACGGCCCGGTAATACCCGGTTTGCCCGGTTACCTTACGGCACAACCGCAGTCGCAAAACGGTCCGTCAAATCCGACACCGCAAAACGGCAATGGTTCTCTTGGGCAGATTTACAACTTTGCCAAGTGTGGTTTGGGTTTTACACAAGCCTCCCAGCGATTGGGGCAACGCTTTACTCCTCAGGGAGTTCCCCAGCCTGCTACATTCACCATCAGTGGTATTCCGGCTTGTGCGGTAATTGAGCAGGCATATCTCTGGGCCGAAGGCTCGGGAGATGGTTCTGCAC is part of the Bacteroidota bacterium genome and encodes:
- a CDS encoding gliding motility-associated C-terminal domain-containing protein, with product MKRLLHTLLVSAVIFGSALPVVAQQQTGCPGIPGACGYPAQQVQRSGPSQPAPQNGNGTLGQIYNFSKCGLGFVQASQRLGRRLPQPGVLQPATFAISGIPACAVIEQAYLWAEGSGTGMAQTATITNPANTTQAFPMALVGSGPDKCWGYAGSHTYRANVTSIISGNGNYIISGILTNPPTAGNDMDGATLMIIYSDPTATFTGTMIIHDGAVVVNGGTTTRTLTGMNVCQNVTAANATAFCMVGDIQMAGQNLTMNGTPAPFAWNWWNYVQVGTTLTTGQTTANYTLTSGGDCFNLCVIGMYYRTTCVPCTTSALAVAPTTTQATCNNCNGTATVNVTPAGSYNYSWAPSGGNAATATGLCPGTYTCTVSNACNTATVAVTITSNGGGLTVANTAQTNVDCFGNCVGAATVSVTGGNGPLTYSWAPNVSTSATASNLCAGTYVATVTDGAGCFDTETITITQPPLLTATPTQTDVLCFGGNSGSATITTSGGSGNNTYTWVPNAANTTNGNANTATALTATTYVATVTDANGCSATTTFTITEPPQLTVSVSSQPSTCNNSNGSVTATPSGGTGVSTYLWTPGNAVTQTVNNLPPGAYTVLVTDANGCTTTGGISVIATATPVVSISAITDVLCYNGNTGSATAVNNGGSPPFTCNWSNGDTTWTASNLPAGTYTLTVTDANGCVDTTSVTITQPAQLTSTQISADADCFGAATGTASMTGSGGTGAYTFTWVPAANSTVNGNTSNGNNMLAGTYVCTVTDANGCTDSQTITISEPSQMTVQMQSTPAYCNQANGYVNAIGAGGTGNLSYVWNPGNLAQQSSNTIPPGMYSVVVTDANNCTITDSVQVANTPGVILTANAPTSVSCYNGNDGAASVTASNGLGQYTYAWSPNVSTTNSASQLTAGSYVVVVFDSTGCSATTTVTVTQPVQLSVTATVNPIAVCAGQPVTLTASPFGGTPGYQAAWSPVNLTGLQPSFTPTASTPVTLTITDLNGCTASATTTITVNPLPTPQFAGDVLQGCAPHCVNFSELSGSGNWIWNWDFGDGNTGSGSGTPNHCYTQPGTYSVLLTLTDAVSGCSTTVSTPNYITVFANPVAGFSFTPTDPSMVNPNVFFTDASSGAASWVWSFGDLLNSSSTLQNPSFTYPAPGCYAITQTVTSADGCTDIATDSVCVAAEASLFIPNAFTPDGDGINDVFMPLGVGIDGTDYQFWIYDRWGNLIFFTDNPQTGWDGRANNGKDIAQIDTYVWRLKYSDVTGTKHNQLGHVSLIK